In Novosphingobium resinovorum, the following are encoded in one genomic region:
- the istA gene encoding IS21 family transposase, producing the protein MELYLQVRLACADGMSQRAAAKRFNVSRDTVRKMLSFSSPPGYRRQSAPQRPKLDGFVGIIDGWLEGDRGVPRKQRHTAKRVFDRLRTEHGFTGGYTIIKDYIREREQRSREMFVPLAHPAGDAQADFGEALVEIGGVEQKAYFFALDLPHSDACYVRAYPAAVAEAWVDGHVHAFAFFGAVPRSIVYDNDRCLVAKILPDGTRKRATLFSAFLSHYVIRDRYARPGKGNEKGNVEGLVGYCRRNFMVPIPKFPTWEAFNLWLEEQCRRRQQDKVRGESETIGERLQRDLAAMQPLPATPFEACDQTGGRVSSQSLVRYRTNDYSVPVAWGHQEVWIRAYVDAVVIGCRSEVIARHPRCHAREEVIFDPLHYLPLIEQKINAFDQAAPLQGWDLPEAFGTLQRLMEGRMHKHGRREYVQVLRLLETFTIADLQAAVEQAIDLGAIGFDAVRHLVLCRVERVPPRLDLDVYPFLPRTTVEKTFARAYMSLLSDRQEAA; encoded by the coding sequence GTGGAACTTTATCTTCAGGTCCGTTTGGCTTGCGCGGATGGCATGAGCCAACGGGCGGCGGCGAAGCGTTTCAATGTGTCGCGCGATACGGTGCGCAAGATGCTGTCGTTTTCATCGCCGCCGGGTTACCGGCGTCAGTCTGCACCGCAGCGCCCGAAGCTGGACGGGTTTGTGGGGATCATCGATGGATGGCTTGAGGGGGATCGCGGTGTCCCGCGCAAGCAGCGCCATACGGCGAAGCGGGTATTCGACCGTTTGCGCACCGAACATGGTTTTACCGGCGGCTATACGATCATCAAGGATTACATCCGGGAGCGCGAGCAACGCAGCCGGGAGATGTTCGTGCCGCTGGCGCACCCGGCGGGAGATGCGCAGGCCGATTTCGGGGAAGCGCTGGTGGAGATCGGCGGGGTGGAGCAAAAGGCTTACTTCTTCGCGCTCGATCTGCCGCACAGTGATGCCTGCTATGTGCGAGCCTATCCGGCGGCGGTGGCGGAGGCCTGGGTGGACGGACATGTCCATGCCTTCGCGTTCTTCGGCGCGGTGCCGCGCTCGATCGTCTATGACAACGATCGCTGCCTGGTGGCGAAGATCCTGCCAGACGGCACGCGCAAGCGTGCCACGCTGTTCAGCGCTTTCCTGTCGCATTACGTGATCCGCGACCGCTATGCCCGCCCGGGCAAGGGGAACGAGAAAGGCAATGTGGAAGGGCTGGTTGGTTACTGCCGCCGCAATTTCATGGTGCCGATCCCGAAGTTCCCGACCTGGGAGGCGTTCAACCTGTGGCTGGAGGAGCAATGCCGCAGGCGCCAGCAGGACAAGGTGCGCGGGGAGAGCGAGACGATCGGTGAGCGCTTGCAGCGCGATTTGGCGGCGATGCAGCCTCTGCCCGCTACACCCTTCGAGGCCTGCGATCAGACCGGGGGGCGGGTCTCCTCGCAATCCCTGGTGCGCTACAGGACCAACGATTATTCGGTTCCGGTGGCCTGGGGCCATCAGGAAGTCTGGATCAGGGCCTATGTCGATGCGGTGGTGATCGGATGCCGCAGCGAGGTCATCGCCCGTCACCCGCGTTGCCATGCCCGCGAGGAGGTTATCTTCGACCCGCTCCATTATCTCCCGCTGATTGAGCAGAAGATCAACGCATTCGACCAGGCGGCCCCTTTGCAGGGCTGGGACCTGCCCGAAGCGTTCGGGACGCTCCAGCGGTTGATGGAAGGGCGCATGCACAAACATGGCAGGCGCGAATATGTACAGGTGCTGCGCCTGCTGGAAACGTTCACCATCGCCGATCTCCAGGCGGCGGTGGAACAGGCCATCGACCTTGGCGCCATCGGCTTCGATGCCGTCAGGCACCTGGTCCTGTGCCGGGTCGAACGCGTGCCGCCCAGGCTGGACCTGGACGTCTATCCCTTCCTGCCACGCACGACGGTCGAGAAGACCTTTGCCAGAGCCTATATGAGCCTGCTGTCCGACAGGCAGGAGGCCGCATGA
- the istB gene encoding IS21-like element ISSsp5 family helper ATPase IstB codes for MSDQAPEILLAHHLKALKLPTCLREHHKLARQCAAEGVDHIRFLARLVEMEMIDRERRMVERRIKAARFPAVKSLDSFDFAAIPRLNKMQVLEMARCEWIERRENAIALGPSGTGKTHVALGLGLAACQKGLSVGFTTAAALVSEMMEARDERRLLRFQKQMAGYKLLIIDELGFVPLSKTGAELLFELISQRYERGSTLITSNLPFDEWTETFGSERLTGALLDRLTHHVSILEMNGESYRLAHSRARKAKTRP; via the coding sequence ATGAGCGATCAGGCACCGGAGATTCTTCTCGCTCACCATCTCAAGGCACTCAAGCTGCCTACGTGCCTGCGAGAGCATCACAAGCTCGCCCGGCAATGTGCCGCTGAAGGCGTCGATCATATCCGCTTCCTCGCCCGTCTCGTCGAGATGGAGATGATCGACAGGGAGCGTCGTATGGTCGAGCGGCGCATCAAGGCCGCGCGCTTCCCCGCCGTCAAAAGCCTCGACAGCTTCGACTTCGCCGCTATCCCCAGGCTCAACAAGATGCAGGTGCTCGAGATGGCGCGCTGCGAGTGGATCGAGCGGCGTGAGAACGCCATCGCTCTGGGGCCATCGGGCACCGGCAAGACGCACGTAGCTTTGGGGCTCGGGCTGGCAGCATGCCAGAAAGGACTGTCGGTGGGCTTCACCACTGCGGCGGCGCTGGTCAGCGAGATGATGGAGGCGCGCGACGAGCGGCGTCTCCTGCGCTTCCAGAAGCAGATGGCCGGATACAAGCTGCTCATCATTGACGAACTGGGCTTCGTACCGCTCTCCAAGACCGGTGCCGAACTGTTGTTCGAGCTGATCTCCCAGCGCTATGAGCGCGGCTCCACCTTGATCACCAGCAACCTGCCCTTCGACGAATGGACTGAAACCTTCGGATCCGAGCGCCTCACAGGCGCGCTCCTCGATCGTCTGACCCATCACGTCAGCATCCTCGAGATGAACGGCGAAAGCTATCGCCTCGCTCACAGCCGGGCCCGAAAGGCCAAAACCAGACCCTGA
- a CDS encoding TonB-dependent receptor gives MALQKFLSSSAGVALLAVSSHAAAQEVPVSQPQSASTAAASAEIIVTAQRRSESLQRTPVAVSVVTGDALARQAIVSERDLQMAAPGLTVKAQQNDNQLNYSLRGQTVDTFTSSLPAVLPYVNEVQVGGVGQTAFYDLQSVQVLKGPQGTLFGRNATGGAVLFTTRKPTDELSGYGSVRYGRFNDFQLEGAVGGAIVEDQVLVRVAGVYRSRDGYQLNLYDGSKLGKIEREGVRFSLTLKPSPDFTNDLVAEYYHDKGTNISGSVSYVVPASANAPGYPFVPTNVLFPGLADFAQAQRERGPFVVDVDSLGDHRISKWVVSNITSFEIADNVTLKNVFGYVHVGFLDAGDLDGTSYGIDGRGNAQTGAQGSRGTIEQISDELQLVGKAIDGRLEYVTGVYAAKIADHTRNTSYILNELGLPPQINAGTTTSKAIAGYAQGTFDTGLAGFKVTGGIRYTSEKVSFVRDADDLFSAATHPEFAPFYADGRFIDPQRDTFNKLSWTAGIQNQVTPDLLLYASSRRSFRSGGFNFHAPPTPGFADESGGEYRPEIATDVELGAKFHGYAGTMPVNLNLALYNMWVKNVQRAFYTSIYGGLAGITVNVPKAKIRGFELDGNIRPADWLVIGGNVNYTHARFTDNVVSVIGTDGTSTGTAVYDTYPDTPKWSGVFYSDITIPVSERFNAVLHGDVYAQTSNYYSSTGKSLNPNTQIPGYALANFRVGLEQKEDGLSLSVLVKNAFKKTYYSGGIGFASLFGLNFVVPGEPRTFMLEARYRF, from the coding sequence ATGGCCTTGCAGAAGTTTCTGTCGTCCAGCGCCGGCGTGGCGCTGCTTGCCGTATCGAGCCATGCCGCCGCCCAGGAAGTACCGGTTTCACAGCCGCAGAGCGCATCCACGGCTGCGGCATCGGCCGAAATCATCGTCACCGCCCAGCGCCGCTCGGAGAGCTTACAGCGTACGCCCGTCGCCGTATCTGTCGTCACCGGTGACGCCCTTGCCAGACAGGCGATCGTGTCCGAGCGCGACCTCCAGATGGCGGCGCCGGGGCTGACGGTCAAAGCGCAGCAGAACGATAACCAGCTGAACTACTCCCTGCGCGGGCAGACGGTCGATACCTTCACCAGCTCGCTGCCCGCAGTCCTGCCTTATGTGAACGAGGTGCAGGTGGGCGGCGTGGGGCAGACGGCCTTCTACGATCTGCAGTCGGTGCAGGTGCTCAAGGGGCCGCAGGGCACCCTGTTCGGCCGCAATGCGACCGGCGGCGCGGTGCTGTTCACCACGCGCAAGCCTACCGACGAACTGTCCGGCTACGGATCGGTCCGTTACGGCCGGTTCAACGACTTCCAGCTCGAAGGCGCGGTCGGCGGCGCGATCGTGGAGGACCAGGTGCTCGTGCGGGTGGCGGGGGTCTACCGGTCGCGGGACGGGTATCAGCTCAATCTCTACGACGGCAGCAAGCTGGGTAAGATCGAGCGGGAAGGCGTCAGGTTCAGTCTTACACTCAAGCCGTCGCCCGATTTTACCAATGATCTTGTCGCGGAATACTACCATGACAAGGGCACCAACATTTCCGGTTCGGTGTCCTACGTCGTGCCGGCGAGTGCCAATGCGCCGGGTTATCCTTTCGTCCCGACGAATGTGCTGTTCCCCGGTCTCGCCGATTTCGCGCAGGCGCAGCGCGAACGCGGTCCTTTCGTGGTCGACGTCGACTCGCTGGGGGATCACCGCATTTCGAAATGGGTGGTGTCGAACATCACGTCATTTGAGATCGCGGATAATGTCACGCTCAAGAACGTGTTCGGTTATGTCCATGTCGGCTTCCTCGACGCGGGTGACCTCGATGGGACTTCCTACGGCATCGACGGACGCGGCAATGCGCAGACGGGCGCTCAGGGCAGCCGGGGCACGATCGAGCAGATCTCGGACGAACTGCAGTTGGTGGGCAAGGCGATCGACGGGCGTCTCGAATACGTCACCGGCGTCTATGCGGCCAAGATCGCCGATCACACGCGCAACACCAGCTACATCCTGAACGAGCTTGGCCTGCCGCCCCAGATCAATGCGGGGACGACCACGAGCAAGGCCATCGCAGGCTACGCGCAGGGTACGTTCGACACCGGCCTTGCCGGTTTCAAGGTGACGGGCGGCATCCGTTACACATCGGAAAAGGTCAGCTTCGTTCGCGACGCCGACGACCTGTTCTCCGCCGCGACCCATCCCGAATTCGCGCCATTCTATGCCGACGGACGCTTCATCGATCCGCAGCGCGACACCTTCAACAAGCTGAGCTGGACCGCCGGCATCCAGAACCAGGTGACGCCGGACCTGCTGCTCTACGCCTCGTCGCGGCGCAGCTTCCGCAGTGGCGGGTTCAACTTCCACGCACCGCCGACGCCGGGCTTCGCGGATGAATCTGGCGGCGAGTACCGCCCCGAGATCGCCACCGATGTCGAACTGGGCGCGAAGTTCCATGGCTATGCCGGAACGATGCCGGTCAATCTCAACCTGGCGCTCTACAACATGTGGGTGAAGAACGTGCAGCGCGCCTTCTACACCTCGATCTATGGCGGGCTGGCCGGCATCACCGTGAACGTGCCCAAGGCCAAGATCAGGGGCTTCGAACTCGACGGCAACATCCGGCCAGCAGACTGGCTGGTCATCGGCGGCAACGTCAACTACACCCATGCGCGTTTCACGGATAACGTGGTGTCGGTGATCGGCACTGACGGGACCAGCACCGGCACCGCCGTCTACGATACCTATCCGGATACGCCCAAATGGTCGGGCGTGTTCTACTCGGACATCACGATCCCGGTGAGCGAGCGGTTCAACGCCGTCCTTCATGGCGACGTCTACGCGCAGACTTCCAATTACTACAGCTCGACCGGCAAGTCGCTCAATCCGAACACCCAGATTCCGGGTTACGCGCTCGCCAACTTCCGGGTCGGGCTGGAGCAGAAGGAAGACGGGCTGTCGCTGTCGGTACTGGTGAAGAACGCCTTCAAGAAGACCTACTACAGCGGCGGCATCGGCTTCGCGAGCCTGTTCGGTCTGAACTTCGTGGTTCCCGGTGAGCCCCGCACCTTCATGCTCGAAGCCCGCTATCGTTTCTGA
- a CDS encoding DUF7064 domain-containing protein: MITADDFKFHPRDPADPHWTETIFVIFSVPEAGVSGNLYVLARPNLGICHSSIEIHKGMCFHPWQIHHNDSQMHLPCPEDFSDFTLENGLSFKAFNERNSRFTYKSLDGACEVDLSFRAICDPFDPHDPAQVPALGGGQVDGYDGWNNGHMESRGRIEGSLLLRGRRYAIRCVDGMDKSWGPRRDWGNKAASWVHVDLDGETGAFLVFGLGFENKELRYGPFKYGFLAIDGERRPIVYASMTAKRSDMLVTRADVRFEDDRGNVYTARGSTVAAAPWYNFNPSSAAYQTLMRWESDHGVGYSHIADFSGLNFLSEGMADEFAQ; encoded by the coding sequence ATGATTACTGCCGACGATTTCAAGTTCCACCCCCGCGATCCGGCCGACCCGCACTGGACCGAGACGATCTTCGTGATCTTCTCGGTCCCCGAAGCAGGCGTCAGCGGCAATCTCTACGTGCTGGCGCGGCCGAACCTGGGCATCTGTCACAGCTCGATCGAGATACACAAGGGGATGTGTTTCCATCCCTGGCAGATACATCACAACGACAGCCAGATGCATTTGCCCTGCCCGGAGGACTTTTCCGACTTCACGCTGGAAAACGGCTTGTCGTTCAAGGCGTTCAACGAACGGAACAGCCGCTTCACGTACAAGTCGCTGGACGGCGCCTGCGAGGTGGACCTGTCGTTCCGGGCGATCTGCGATCCGTTCGATCCGCATGATCCAGCACAAGTCCCGGCGCTGGGAGGCGGGCAGGTCGATGGCTACGACGGCTGGAACAACGGGCACATGGAAAGCAGGGGGCGCATCGAAGGATCGCTGCTGCTGCGCGGCCGGCGCTATGCCATCCGCTGCGTCGACGGCATGGACAAGAGCTGGGGCCCGCGCCGCGACTGGGGCAACAAGGCGGCCAGCTGGGTCCATGTCGACCTCGACGGCGAGACGGGCGCGTTCCTCGTCTTCGGGCTCGGGTTCGAGAACAAGGAACTACGCTACGGGCCGTTCAAGTACGGCTTCTTGGCGATCGACGGCGAACGGCGCCCGATCGTGTACGCGAGCATGACCGCCAAGCGTTCCGACATGCTGGTGACGCGGGCCGACGTGCGGTTCGAGGACGACCGCGGCAATGTCTATACCGCGCGCGGATCGACCGTGGCGGCCGCGCCCTGGTACAACTTCAACCCGTCGAGCGCGGCGTACCAGACGCTCATGCGCTGGGAGAGCGACCATGGCGTCGGCTACAGTCACATCGCCGACTTCAGCGGGCTGAACTTCCTGTCCGAGGGCATGGCCGACGAGTTCGCGCAATGA
- a CDS encoding phosphotransferase family protein, whose amino-acid sequence MTAAVMSHPVLSFTEAQRRHPDEAMIARIRDRYPTEPEIDAVLTRKMRRRRGDPYKAVPIERLVAGVTAMIGEELGYEAQVSNARWLSGGASKLQMVFDLAWRGLDGQAPESVETLVLRMEPAASVTESSRRREFEVLNAVQGVIPAPRPYWVDPEARHLPYPGMVYAFAKGAAKPSVGVEKVSGLGQNYGPELRAKLAPHFVFLLARLHTVDPGECTAMASFMQAQEGSNASVIRQVNAYRRIWEEDRIEEEPFLEVVYQWLIAHAPPVDRPSIVHGDYRSGNFLFDEASGEITAWLDWEGAVIGDRHQDLTYATLPTFQHLSEDGRSVLASGMMPKDDFYAAYEAASGLPVDPVRIRYFEIFNRYLVCVLTLAASARASLQAGTHQDVLVNFVSQMGHTAIADLRERFLEVTR is encoded by the coding sequence ATGACGGCGGCGGTGATGTCCCATCCGGTGCTGTCCTTCACCGAGGCGCAGCGGCGCCATCCCGACGAGGCGATGATCGCCCGCATCCGCGATCGCTACCCCACCGAGCCCGAGATCGATGCGGTCCTGACCCGCAAGATGCGCCGCCGTCGCGGCGATCCGTACAAGGCGGTTCCGATCGAACGGCTGGTCGCGGGCGTTACGGCGATGATCGGCGAAGAGCTTGGCTACGAGGCGCAAGTCTCCAATGCCCGCTGGCTGTCGGGTGGAGCATCGAAGCTGCAGATGGTCTTCGACCTTGCGTGGCGCGGGTTGGACGGGCAGGCTCCCGAAAGCGTCGAAACTCTCGTGCTGCGCATGGAGCCCGCCGCCTCGGTGACCGAATCCAGTCGGCGCCGCGAATTCGAGGTGCTGAATGCGGTGCAGGGCGTGATCCCGGCGCCGCGCCCCTACTGGGTGGACCCAGAGGCACGCCATCTGCCGTATCCGGGAATGGTCTATGCCTTTGCAAAAGGCGCGGCAAAGCCCAGCGTCGGCGTGGAGAAGGTGTCGGGCCTTGGGCAGAACTACGGCCCCGAACTGCGCGCGAAACTCGCGCCGCATTTCGTCTTCCTGCTCGCGCGCCTGCATACCGTCGATCCGGGCGAATGCACCGCGATGGCCTCGTTCATGCAGGCGCAGGAGGGCTCGAACGCATCCGTGATCCGGCAGGTGAACGCCTATCGCCGGATCTGGGAAGAGGACCGGATCGAGGAGGAGCCTTTCCTCGAAGTCGTCTACCAGTGGCTCATCGCCCACGCGCCGCCGGTGGACCGCCCGTCGATCGTCCACGGCGACTATCGCAGCGGCAACTTCCTGTTCGACGAGGCGTCCGGCGAAATCACCGCCTGGCTCGACTGGGAAGGCGCGGTCATCGGCGATCGGCATCAGGACCTCACCTACGCCACGCTGCCCACCTTCCAGCATCTTTCGGAGGATGGCAGGAGCGTGCTGGCGTCAGGGATGATGCCGAAGGACGATTTCTACGCAGCATACGAGGCGGCCTCCGGACTCCCGGTCGATCCGGTGCGGATTCGCTACTTCGAGATATTCAACCGCTATCTCGTCTGCGTCCTGACGCTCGCCGCCTCGGCGCGCGCTTCGCTGCAGGCGGGGACGCATCAGGACGTGCTCGTGAACTTCGTGTCGCAGATGGGGCACACGGCCATCGCCGACCTGCGCGAGCGGTTTCTGGAGGTCACACGATGA
- a CDS encoding DUF7064 domain-containing protein, translating into MITNADLDFHHHGSTEHNYAETMFLIFSVPEAGISGNAYFLGRPNAGVCLSSVYIHQGIVAHAGAADYSDAQMHVQCPEKLSDFRLSTGLAVTGSNNARDYHYRYKGTDGLCRFDLRFKGLMDPFDPLDPSQNPMLEHFGGDTEAASGAGDSWSKGHYDLVGHITGELEVHGHRFAVDCVDGLDRSWGPRAEWNSAPVSWMHMTFGTDLAFHLIMTLDIVDGQTVYTTFRFGYALVDGESCAIVAAEVDAESLSLLGMHRVVRITDAKGRKWEMVGAAVAAAPWHNAYAAFISYQTLYRWTMGDRVGFSNVTDVIGVTTLSKKLSRLANARAVSG; encoded by the coding sequence ATGATCACCAACGCAGACCTCGACTTTCACCATCACGGTTCGACCGAGCATAACTATGCGGAGACGATGTTCCTCATCTTCTCCGTGCCCGAAGCCGGGATCAGTGGAAATGCCTACTTCCTTGGGCGGCCGAACGCGGGCGTGTGCCTGTCGTCCGTCTACATCCACCAGGGCATCGTGGCCCATGCCGGTGCGGCGGATTACTCAGATGCGCAGATGCACGTCCAGTGCCCGGAGAAGCTGTCGGACTTCCGCCTGTCCACGGGCCTCGCGGTCACCGGCAGCAACAATGCCCGCGACTATCATTACCGGTACAAAGGCACCGACGGCCTGTGCCGCTTCGACTTGCGCTTCAAGGGGCTGATGGACCCGTTCGATCCGCTGGACCCGAGCCAGAACCCGATGCTGGAGCATTTCGGCGGCGACACCGAGGCCGCGAGTGGTGCGGGCGATTCCTGGTCGAAGGGGCATTACGACCTCGTCGGCCACATCACCGGCGAACTGGAAGTGCACGGCCATCGCTTCGCGGTCGATTGCGTGGACGGCCTCGATCGCAGCTGGGGGCCGCGCGCGGAGTGGAACTCTGCGCCCGTCTCGTGGATGCACATGACGTTCGGGACTGATCTGGCGTTCCACCTCATCATGACGCTGGACATCGTCGATGGGCAGACCGTCTACACCACGTTTCGCTTCGGCTATGCTCTGGTCGATGGTGAAAGCTGCGCCATCGTGGCGGCAGAGGTTGATGCGGAAAGCCTGTCGCTGCTCGGCATGCACCGCGTGGTGCGGATCACCGACGCCAAGGGCCGCAAATGGGAGATGGTGGGCGCCGCCGTCGCCGCCGCGCCCTGGCACAACGCCTATGCTGCCTTCATTTCGTATCAGACCCTCTACCGCTGGACGATGGGCGACAGGGTGGGGTTCAGCAACGTGACCGATGTCATCGGCGTCACGACGCTTTCCAAGAAGCTGTCGCGTCTTGCCAATGCACGCGCCGTGTCGGGGTAA
- a CDS encoding MerR family transcriptional regulator, with protein MKMGELEHLTGVNRETIRVLIRKGLVPPPDKPKATVAHYSDEHVRAIRAVRNLQREHQVTLDEIGAMLRGDKLDKRLEAPAFHHLENLVAARFGEDDRTIALETLQQGNPHAERDARGLAALGAVELIETEEGTAVSYTDANLIGIWARMREAGFEESANFFPEVLDHYTKSADYLAFAEATRFIARTEGLIREERAADMLRTGLPLMLDFFGVLRMKYFMRYLTAESEGRLHEIVPPRLDRAGAADAAPRQEGRSNRKPPSK; from the coding sequence ATGAAGATGGGGGAACTGGAGCACCTTACGGGAGTAAACCGGGAGACGATCAGGGTGCTGATCCGCAAGGGTTTGGTACCCCCGCCCGACAAGCCGAAGGCAACCGTGGCGCATTACAGCGACGAGCATGTGCGGGCGATTCGGGCGGTGCGCAATCTGCAACGCGAACATCAGGTAACGCTGGACGAAATCGGAGCGATGCTGCGCGGCGACAAGCTCGACAAGCGGTTGGAGGCGCCCGCGTTCCACCATCTTGAGAATCTGGTGGCCGCGCGCTTCGGTGAGGACGACCGCACGATTGCATTGGAAACGCTGCAGCAGGGAAATCCGCATGCGGAACGCGACGCACGTGGCCTCGCGGCGCTTGGCGCCGTCGAACTCATCGAAACGGAGGAGGGAACGGCCGTCAGCTATACCGACGCGAACCTGATCGGCATCTGGGCACGCATGCGCGAAGCAGGCTTCGAGGAATCGGCCAACTTCTTCCCGGAAGTGCTGGACCACTATACCAAGTCGGCCGACTATCTCGCCTTCGCCGAAGCCACCCGCTTCATCGCCCGCACCGAAGGCCTGATCCGCGAAGAACGTGCAGCCGATATGCTGAGAACCGGCCTCCCCCTCATGCTCGACTTCTTCGGGGTGCTGAGGATGAAGTATTTCATGCGCTACCTGACCGCTGAAAGTGAAGGTCGGCTCCACGAGATCGTACCGCCGCGCCTGGACCGCGCAGGCGCCGCCGATGCCGCGCCCAGACAAGAAGGACGCAGCAATCGGAAGCCTCCCTCCAAGTGA
- a CDS encoding NAD(P)-dependent alcohol dehydrogenase gives MQITAAIAREARRPFALETIEIDEPREGEVLVRLVAVGVCHSDIAARDQSLPVQMPIVLGHEGAGIVERVGPGVTKVAPGDKVVLTVGSCGECTNCRRGDVAYCEKGMTLNYSGRRPDGSATLCCGSEPVGGYFFAQSSFATYAIATQHNTVKVHADADLTMAAPLGCGIQTGAGAVMRSIAAKAGRSIAIFGGGSVGLSAVMGAKLAGCDPIIVIEPVAARRTLAAELGATHAIDPAAGDVTEAIRAIAARGVDYVVDTTAVDAVVQAALASLAPHGTMAFLGVPKKMDAVFSTSMLGFLASGATLKAVIEGDTDPDTYIPELLAHYEAGRLPLDKLVRTYPFDQINQAIEDQLAGLVVKPVLTF, from the coding sequence ATGCAGATTACGGCCGCCATTGCGCGCGAGGCCAGGCGCCCCTTTGCGCTTGAAACAATCGAGATCGACGAACCGCGCGAGGGCGAGGTTCTCGTGCGCCTGGTGGCGGTGGGCGTGTGCCACAGCGACATCGCGGCACGCGACCAGTCGCTGCCGGTGCAGATGCCCATCGTGCTCGGGCACGAGGGAGCGGGCATCGTCGAGCGCGTCGGCCCGGGCGTCACCAAGGTCGCGCCGGGCGACAAGGTGGTGCTCACCGTGGGCTCTTGCGGCGAATGCACCAACTGCCGCCGGGGCGACGTGGCCTACTGCGAAAAGGGGATGACGCTCAACTACAGCGGCCGCCGTCCGGACGGCAGCGCGACGCTGTGCTGCGGCTCCGAACCCGTGGGCGGATACTTCTTCGCGCAGTCATCCTTCGCGACTTACGCGATCGCGACGCAGCACAACACCGTGAAGGTCCACGCAGACGCGGACCTGACCATGGCCGCGCCGCTGGGATGCGGCATCCAGACGGGAGCAGGCGCGGTGATGCGCTCGATCGCGGCGAAGGCCGGGCGTTCGATCGCGATCTTCGGTGGCGGCTCGGTGGGGCTGAGTGCGGTGATGGGGGCGAAACTTGCGGGCTGCGATCCGATCATCGTGATCGAGCCGGTAGCCGCGCGGCGTACCCTTGCGGCGGAGCTTGGCGCCACCCATGCGATCGATCCGGCCGCCGGCGACGTGACTGAGGCTATCCGCGCCATCGCCGCGCGCGGCGTCGATTACGTGGTCGATACCACGGCGGTGGACGCGGTGGTGCAGGCGGCGCTGGCCTCGCTCGCCCCGCACGGGACGATGGCGTTCCTCGGCGTGCCCAAGAAGATGGATGCGGTGTTCTCGACCTCGATGCTCGGTTTCCTCGCCAGCGGCGCGACGCTGAAGGCGGTGATAGAGGGCGATACCGACCCCGACACCTATATTCCTGAGCTTCTGGCTCACTACGAGGCGGGACGCCTGCCGCTCGACAAGCTCGTGCGCACCTATCCGTTCGACCAGATCAACCAGGCGATCGAAGACCAGCTTGCCGGGCTGGTGGTCAAGCCCGTGCTCACCTTCTGA